In the Alligator mississippiensis isolate rAllMis1 chromosome 7, rAllMis1, whole genome shotgun sequence genome, one interval contains:
- the LOC132251593 gene encoding class I histocompatibility antigen, F10 alpha chain-like, producing MARAAPQRECGGLGPCPPAPRSDRAAPRRQQHSPPHPSLGRGTRDVGAAPRGDPAAPCGLRHGPWRPSLRGSTYNVCAQRLEAPQEAAAKVAPGSRLWFLLLLVGAAAVPRTSAGSHSYRHFYTAVSDPSLDVPVFTAVGYVDDQQILRYDSETQRQEPRGDWVQGTVDQDFWDGETRSLRAWQDGFKRNLLTLQYRYNQTGGSHTLQFTYGCELHADGSTGGHMQLGYDGADFISYDLAMRTWVAALAQAQRTQRKWNEEKAVLQDARSYLEETCITWLQQYLRHGEAALQSRRPVAQVRDRPSSRDGRTTLSCRVHGFYPRDVAVVWLKDGQAQPQETRRSGVVPSGDGTYQTRATIEMDPSSDHDYTCRVEHESLGQP from the exons ATGGCCAGGGCCGCGCCGCAGCGGGAATGCGGGGGTCTGGGCCCGTGCCCCCCCGCACCGCGCAGTGACCGTGCGGCGCcccgcaggcagcagcacagcccgCCGCACCCATCGCTGGGCAGGGGCACCCGCGATGTTGGTGCAGCACCGCGGGGTGACCCTGCAGCGCCCTGCGGGCTGCGCCATGGCCCGTGGCGCCCGTCGCTGCGCGGGAGCACCTACAACGTCTGTGCACAGCGGCTGGAAGCGCCGCAGGAAGCTGCTGCGAAGGTGGCGCCAGGCTCCCGGCtgtggttcctgctgctgctcgtGGGCGCTGCGGCCGTGCCACGAACCAGCGCCG GCTCCCACTCCTACCGGCATTTCTACACGGCGGTGTCGGACCCCAGCCTGGACGTGCCTGTCTTCACTGCCGTGGGCTACGTGGACGACCAGCAAATTCTCCGCTACGACAGCGAGACGCAGAGACAGGAGCCGCGCGGGGACTGGGTGCAGGGCACTGTCGACCAAGACTTCTGGGACGGGGAAACCAGGAGCTTGCGGGCCTGGCAGGACGGATTTAAACGGAACCTGCTCACCCTGCAATATCGCTACAACCAGACCGGGG GGTCTCACACGCTCCAGTTCACGTACGGCTGTGAGCTCCACGCAGACGGCAGCACTGGAGGCCACATGCAGCTGGGCTACGACGGGGCAGACTTCATCAGCTATGACCTGGCAATGCGCACCTGGGtggcagccctggcacaggcccAGCGCACCCAGCGCAAGTGGAATGAGGAGAAGGCCGTTCTTCAGGATGCAAGATCCTACCTGGAGGAGACCTGCATCACGTGGCTGCAGCAGTACCTGCGGCACGGGGAGGCAgcgctgcagagca ggcgTCCCGTGGCACAGGTGAGAGACAGGCCGTCGTCCCGGGACGGACGCACCACCCTGTCCTGCCGGGTCCACGGCTTCTACCCCCGGGACGTGGCTGTCGTGTGGCTGAAGGACGGGCAGGCGCAGCCCCAGGAGACGAGGCGCTCGGGGGTCGTTCCCAGCGGAGACGGGACCTACCAGACCCGGGCCACCATCGAGATGGACCCGAGCAGCGACCACGACTACACCTGCCGCGTGGAGCACGagagcctggggcagccctgA